TAGGTATCTAGTTGATAAAATGCATCGATTCTCCATTTTAGACCTGACTTTTGACTGTCAAATCCTTGTTGATTCTTGATTTCTACAGTGTTGATTCATATATGTCTGACAATTGTAAAGGCAAGCAATGGAAGATGATTCTAAAGGAATGGCTGAACTTGTTGAGAGTAATGCGTGATGCTCGATCGTTGTCCCAGAGCAAGGTTATTCAGGAAATATTAACTGAAAGGTTTGGAACGAGTAGTGATACTAATATAAATTTGCTGCACGTGAGGTTTCTATGACACTTTGTGATTAATTAAGACTTATTGCCAGGGTGCTTGATGAGAGTGATCCTGACATACAGGCAAAAGCATTGGATTGCCTTTTGAACTGGAAGGATGAGTTCTTGATGCCATACAGTCAAAACCTTAAAAATCTGGTTGAATTAAAGACTCTTCGTGAAGAGCTCACCACATGGGCAGTTTCACATGATTCCTTGTCCATTCAGAAATGCCACAGAAGTCGTGTTGTTCCGTTGGTTATCCGTGTTTTAACACCAAAATTAAGGAAACTAAAGCTGCTTGGTTCTCGTAAGGTTGGTATTTACTCGCTGATTGTCTTGGACCATTATGGTTAGATCAATGGATATTTTTATTTAACTCACATCAAAGCTAACTTGCTCACTTGTTGTGTTGTTATGCCAGCACACAGGTGTCAGTCATCGAAAGGCAATTCTCCGTTTCCTTCTGCAGTTTGATTCAAATGAACTTCAGCTTTTCTTCTCATTACTTCTGAAGTCCTTGGTCCCGGGGAGTCTTCAACTTGAAATGTCCTGTCGTGAGTCTGGCAACCTGCTTGGAAATATTTCTGACATCGTGGGAATTTCAAAGGAGATCTGTGTAGAGAACCTTACATGGAAGAAGGCCAATGGTTttcttcatttggttgaaGAAATTTTTGGTACTTTTGGTATGGCACACATAAGTCCATTTCTGAATGCTCTATTGATCATTGTTGTTTGCTTGTTGGAGAGTTGTATGCGGAATCTCGGAAACAAGAGCGATGAGATACACCAATCAAATCACCCTGACAATGATTGTTCCATGAACGAGGAAGCAGACAGTTCTATAAACATGAAAACATGCTCAGAAGAGATGGCGGAAGCAGATGATACTGAGGTGCGTCACATAACGATAACATGATTTGAAAAATTTATGTGTTGCTCTCACTTTTCAGATTGACATACTAGCTTGGTTCCTAAATACTCCCTTTTTTCATATggcatatttggttttgttaagacaagcctttggCCTATGATAATTCTACTAATATGTAATTTATATgatatgatacgaaaccataATTATCAGCCAGCACTTTTGAAGACGGATCTATTTAtttaaatttcatgtatgaaaaaacacatactAATttagtaattcttggtcaaagccttatcttaagaaaccaaatacgccaaccttggTGAAAAGGAAGGAGTACAAGatgttttgtcctaagtcaagcTTTTTTAGTcgaacttcttaaagtttgaccaagtttatagaaaaatgtactaatatctacaatatcaaataagtatactctGAAGATATATACCATGAcaaaatttaataaaactgatttagagttgtagatgcTGGTAGATTTATATGAACTGGGTCAACTTTAAGTAGTTTGACTtgggacaaagctagaacatcttacatTTTAAGAACGGTGggattatttatttatttacataTCCATATCCTGTTTTTTGACGAATTACCAAATAGTTGTGTGGTACTTCCTAGAAAGCAATAGAGTATCTGATGTTGTATGGGAAAACTAGTTTAACATATTTAGCAACCCAGTTAGTGTAGCTACTGTTTGCTACAGTGGTTCTATTTAGTCTTGTGCAAAGTGCTCTTATTTGTAAGCTTGCCCCCATTGTTTATTTGATTAAGCTAGTGTACATTTTGTTGGTTGAACATGCATATCTTCTCTTAACTAATCCCCATCAGGTACCTCACTCTGTTATGCAGGCAAGTGCCTCAGTCAAGCAATTAAAGGATTTAAGGTCTTTATGTATTAGGATTGTTTCCTTGGCACTTAGTCAGTATGAAAGTCATGACTTTGGAGAATACTTCTGGAATACCTTTTTTGCTTCTGTGAAACCTCTGATTGACTGCTTCAAACAAGAGGCTTCGAGTAGTCAGAAACCGGGCTCATTATTTTCATGCTTCATGGTAATGAGCCAGAGCCCAAAATTAGCACCATTGTTGGCGACAAATAACCTTGTGCCAGccattttttctattttgacTGTGAAGACTGCGTCAGAATCTATCACCTCCCATGCACTTCAGTTTATTGAGAATCTATTGAGGCTAGATAATGATTTGGAGCAGGAAGATGACCACTCGGTGAAGAAAATTCTGGTTCAACATATGAATGTTCTTCTCCATAGTCTCCATGTTTTTGTTAATTATCGCAAAGAGCTTCACAGGTACATTCTGTTGTTTGGAGTCTGACAAGTGGCACAGAAGTACTCACACCATTTTCTTTAATAATGGTTTATATACACATCAAATATAACATTCTTTTATTTATCTATTTTTTGGTTAAGCATCTCTTACGGTGGCTAACGCCTTTAAACTTGTCTTCTCACTTTCTCCGATCAGATGCCTTTGTTCCCTTGGTCCAATGCATATTTTTTGTGTCTTCTGAAAACTCTTCCCTGCTTGGACCTTATCCTCATTTGTTTGGAGTGACactatgaaaaaaaatcattttagaGTACTTAATTTGTTGCCAAACTGCCAATGCCAACATCTCTAGAAGTTTGAGAGAATATCCAGTGCTACTGTCTGTTTGACTGTTTGGGTGCTACCGTGTTACCAATGCACGATAGCACCTTTAGAATAGCCAAAGGGTCGTTTGCACAGGATATTGAGTTTGTCTGGAACATGTTAGTGGAAGATACAAATTAGTCTAGTCAATTGTGCGTTGTTTGTGAGGGCATTCTGTTTTGCTCAGAAATGCTTCACTCTGAGGATATGACACATTTCTGTAGCTTATGCTTTGAATGTTCCTTTTTATGTGTACAGGAGATCTGGGAGATGGCTTGGGAAACGTGAACTTCGGTTGTTTAAATTATTGTTGAATTACATAACAGACCCCTCAGCTGCAGAGCATGTTGTAGACCTCGTCCTTCCTTTTTTCAGCAAGAAGGATTTGAATTCTGGTAAGCTTTTTTTTAGACAAGTTTGTCTTGTGCGCAGATATATCGTGTACGTCAGCGTGCATACATGGGGCATGAGATTGTTCATCAATTTCATCTTGCTTGCAACATTCTCGCAACCTTGACATGTTCTGCTCTCTTTTGTCTTCCATACAACAGATGAGTGTCTGGAAGCTCTGCATGTTGTAAGGGGGATACTTCCAAATCTACGAGTTGCAGTGTGTGCAAAAATTATAAATGCACTTAACCCATTGCTTGCGACTGTCGGTCTTGAACTGCGGCTATGCATCTGTGATATTTATGAGGGACTGTCATCGCACGAGTCTTCAGTGACACCACTGGTAATTATTCTCAGGCATGATGTCATGTTATCTGTGTCAAAATTTACCCCAAAACATGTTCTGCATTTTTGCAGTTACATCTGTAATAATCGGTCACTTTTACAGGCTAGGTTACTGCGAGATCTGAATGCGGTCTCGGCCTCAGAACTTGGGGAACTAGATTATGACACGAGAATTAAAGCATATGATATGGTTCAGCCGCGGTTGTTTCATGGCATGAGAGAAGAGCATATGGGTGCCATATTATCTCACTGCGTGTATGATATGTCATCTGAAGAGTTAATTTTTCGGCAAAGTGCGTCCAGGGCTCTTCAGTCATTCCTGGAATTCTCTGCATCAATTATGAATAATGACTCCGAATGTTCTAGTGAAACGCCCGATATAAAACATGGAGAGACTAATTCCAGCAGCACTTGCACAAAGGGCCGTATTCAACCAATATTAGAGAGAACTTACCTTCACAATATGGGGTTAGCAATGTGTAAAGATATCTCAGTTCAGAAGGTGTAAATTCTGTCATCTCTTTCTAAAGACTATGATTTACTGGACTAAAAGGACGAAACTGATgctgttatttttttcaggAGTGGATCATCTTACTTCGGGAGATGGTCTATAATTTTAATCATGTACCATCCTTAAACTCCTTCAGACTTCTCTGTAAGGAGGATCTGGACGATGATTTTTTCCATAATATAATTCATTTACAGGTAAGTAATTTACTTGATTCTTTTGCCCCCAGAGTTGAAACAAAGGATTGTAGCTCTTATTTGTATGCCCGTATCCACTAATGCAGGCGGGTAAAAGATCAAAAGCATTGTCTCTTTTCAGGCAGACAATCAAAGATACCAGCGTTTCAGAGGTAAATATTCAAATATTAATAGTGCTTTTAGTGGTGGGATACGTGCAAATGAAATTAAATAACTGCCATGGATTATTTTCTATTTGTTTAGACTTTTAAGTTACAAGTTCAGTGCTTCACAGACTATATTTTTTGTTATTGATTACTACACGATAGGTGTTTGTTGCTGCATTTCATCCCATTTAGTAGTGCTATATAGAACATTAATCCAGATGCAACACTTTTTTGCTTGCTACTTCAGGACTACTCTCTTTTGATTTATTGAGCTAATATGAGTTTATGACATCATAAATAAAATCGTGATAGAGCTAAAGGGAAGCTATGCCCCACTATCTAAACCACCCCACTGCACTCCTTAAATAGAAATGCTAAGTTCATCGTGTCACGTACCCTAATTTCTTTTTAAAACCATGTAGCTATGTACTGCACGTGAAGCACAAGTACAAGAACACTTGTTATGAGCACCACATCAATGACAGTAAATAACAATGGACCACGCATACCTTGACAGGGGCAGACCTAGAGCAAAAGTATCCTGGTGTCCTCATCTATGCCATGCATACATTTCAGTGGAAATTGGGGGTGTCACACACACTATATACGTGAAATGCACCGATGAAAAAAATCCAGACCGGGTCCAGTGCACCCCCTTGGCTACACGTGGATACGCCCCTGTACCTTGGGTACGAGTCCCAAGCATTTTCATGGGGGTATGGAGTGTAAATTAGACTATACACTCTGTATTTCTTCAGTGGAAAGTTATTTTGAAAAGAAGTATCCCAAGTTTGAAGACAGATATAGTGAAACAGAGGAGTAATAAAGGCAGCAACACAAATGCATAATTGCCTTCTAGTTAATCAGCACCTAGAATAATGATACCTTTACAAAGATTCtagttttttttgaaaataaaaacatgtgTCTGTTGGCTATTTCATTTCCACCATCAGTTCATGTCATTCCAGAAATTACAGCCCTGTTTGGAATGTTTCAATCTCACAAGTATACACAGCTGCTAAATTCCTGTGAATTTCTTGTGAACTCCAATGGTCCAAATAGGGATTGGATTGTTACAGCTTCTGGTTAAAATGGTGCAGTTGTTATACGAAGTTTTATGATGGTACACCCTAACCCACCCACAAATTGAAGTTCCAGCACAGAAACTGCATCCCACCAGTTCTCATGCAACCATTGCATCATTTAATGTTAATAATTGGCACACCAAACTTTCAACGGATTGATCATCTGATTCTTGCTGCCCCCTTTTTTTCATTCATTAACTTAATTCTTTCGCTTTCTGTTTCAGGATGTGACTATGAAAGTCTTTGTTCCGCTATTTTTTAACATGTTTTTTGATGTCAAAGCTGGGAAGGGTGAACAAGTAAGAGATGTATGTTTGGACACACTTTCTTCTGTTGCTGCCAATGTGCAGTGGGAGCATTACCGAACAATACTGATGAGATGCTTCCGTGAGTTGAGTCTCAAGCCTGATAAGCAGAAGGTCATATTGAGGCTAATATGTGCTGTTTTAGATGCATTCCATTTCACGAAACCTGCAACCAATGTCTTGAGTAAATCCGATTCTATGAATGAAGATTCTCCTTCCCTTACGTTCTCCTTAACTACAGTCTCTTCGGAGAAGCAACGCTACCTGCGAAAGGTAGTCTTTCCACAGGTCCAGAAGTTATTAGGAGCTGATCCAGAGAAAGTCAATGTCAGTATAAACCTTGTAGCACTAAAAATACTCAAGTTACTACCAGTGGATTATTTCGAGTCACAACTTTCAAGCATCATACATCGAATCTGCAACTTTCTCAAGAATCGTCTTGAAAGCGTGCGTGATGAAGCAAGATCAGCTTTAGCTGCATCTCTAAAGGAACTGGGGATTGGCTATTTGCAGTTTGTGGTCAAGATATTGAGGGCGATACTAAAGAGGGGTTACGAGTTACATGTTCTGGGTTACACACTTCATTATTTATTATCAAAAATCATAACAGCTGAGATGAATGGTAGTCTTGACTACTGCTTACAAGATTTGTTGGCTGTGGTGGAGAGTGATATACTTGGAGATATTGCGGAACAAAAGGAAGTTGAAAAGATAGCCTCCAAAATGAAAGAGACAAAGAAGAGGATGTCATTTGAGACTCTTAAGCTGATTTCTCAGAGTATTACATTCAGAACACATTCTTTAAAATTAATCTTACCAATTTCTGCGCATCTTCGGAAGCACCTTACTCCAAAATTAAGGACAAAACTGGAGACGATGCTACACAGTATAGCCTTGGGGATTGAGTGCAACCCATCAACTGAAACATCTAACTTatttatatttgtttatgGCCTTGTTGAGGATACTATCACAGTAAATGAATCTCCTTGCAGAGAGAATATGGATTCTCATTGTGGTAAAGAAAAGATTCACAGAAAGAATTTACTTGGACTTGGTGAGAGTGGGTTACAAAACACCTATATACTTACAAGGTTTGCACTTTCTTTACTGCGTAATCGTTTGAAAAGCATCAAGCTGCACAAGGAAGATGAGCAACTTCTGTCGATGTTGGATCCTTTTGTCAACCTCTTGGGAAAATGTCTGAGTTCTAAATATGAAAGTGTCCTTTCTGTTGCTTTTAGATGTATTGCCATGTTGGTGAAACTTCCTTTGCCATCTCTGAAGGACAATGCAAATCCTATCAAGAATGTACTTATGGACATTGCACAGAGAACTGGAAATTCCAATGGTCATTTGGTTACTTCTTGTTTGAAACTACTTGCTCATCTACTTAGAGGCTTCCGAATTTCACTTTCAGATGACCAGCTCCAGATGGTTATTCGTTTCCCCATTTTTGTTGACCTCCAGACAAACCCTTCTCCTGTTGCGTTGTCTCTTTTGAAGGCAATAGTCAAACGGAAATTGGTTTCCCATGAGATTTATGATATTATAGTCAGGGTAGGAGAACTTATGGTTACAACTCAAACTGAATCTATAAGGCAGCAATGCATTCAGATTCTGCTACAATTTTTTCTGAATTATCCACTTTCAGAGAAGCGCTTACAACAGCATATTGATTTCTTCCTGACAAATCTGAGGTATGAATCTCTAATAATTACTTGCATTTGGCATTGCCTGAGTTCTGTAAGCTAATTTCATGATATTTCGCAGTTACGAGCATCCATTAGGAAGAGAAGCTGTGCTCGAAATGCTTCACGATATTCTTACCAGATTTCCCCAGAGGATTATTGATGACCAGGGCCAAAcattttttcttcatcttGTAGTTGCTTTAGCAAATGAAAAGCACCAGAATGTGTCATCTATGATCCTTAGAGCAATCCAGAAGATGTTAGGACGCATTGGTGATCAGGGAAAGAATTATATTTTCGAGTACTCTCTTTCGTGGTACACTGGCAAAAAACAGAATTTGTGGAGTGCTTCAGCCCAGGTTAATATTGATTAGTACttattcgcaaaaaaaaaatactgattAGTATTTTTATGATTGTACTGTTGTTCTGCCAAACACAAAATGCTACAAATTTGACATGACTCTTGCAAATCATGCCCTCGCTTTCCTTGTACATTTTGGAAGAGCATTGAAGCACTTCGGTCAATGCTTTTATTGCATTCAAGTagtgttttgtttgtttgtctaTTGAACTAAAGAGGTGGTCCTTGCATTTTACAGGTTATTGGTTTACTTGTTGGAGACCGCTCACTAGGAATTGGTAAATACCTTAAAAGTATATTGGATGTTGCAAAGCAAATAATGGAATCTTCTGTCGCTGCATCTGGGGGAGTACAGCTAGATTTAACTGATGAAACTGCCctacctttttggaaagagGCGTACTACTCTATTGCCATGGTGGATAGGTTACTACTACACTTTCCAGAGTTGTATTTCTCGCAAAATATGGAGGTATGATTAGTGTTCGATCACCACTGCTCTGTTTTCCAGAATTATTCTGACATTTTGCTCTGATGTGATGACATGTTCCTTGATTGAAAGCAAAGCTTGTTCTTGATCTAGGAAACACGGGTACATATCCGATACGGGGATACCGTGACACGGCAATTTCTCAGAAACGTGGATATATATAACGATTCTTAAAATAGAGAAATTAAAGGTTTTTCATAGGATAAATACCTCTGTATCGATGTTCTTCTCTCCACATAAATCAAATAAGGTTAAGCAAATAAATATTTCACATCCAACCGAGCAAGCGTAGTAGCTTAACTCAAGCAAACTTAGATGGTAGAATGATACCATGGTCCATGGTCTAAAATATCACAATTCAGTTCACAAAATGAAAGCATCTGATGATCTAAATATAAATAAGGTTCAGAGATCATAAACTAGAATGGCATATTAACTATTAAGATCACATGAATAGATTACTCCTCCATGGCTGCAGCTCCAGTATCCTCGATTTAAAGTGCTCCAATATCATGCACCAAGGCCTCCAATTGTGGAGGGATTTGTCAATTTGGGTAGGGTACAGTATCCTTTGGTATCTCGAGGCCCCCCTCATGTATCTCGAGGTATCTCCTCAGGCATCttgctttatttattcatttttATTCAAAAACGTATGGATACGTACGGGATACATATCGGGCAGTATCCGGTATCCGTGCAGTATCTGATATCGGTACGGCAGTAAAGGGAAGTATGTTTCCTAGGCTTGACTAGCTTTAAGAAAAGAACAGAGATCATGGCCAACTCATACCCTACTTGAGACAGGAACCTTGGTGTTGTTTTGAACTACATATCGATGCATGTTAGACTATATATTCAGTGAACTACCTACCCCACCTCCCCTTCCACCCTCATTCTGTAGACAAACCCACACAAAAATTCTAATCAGATTTTTACACTTGAGGTACATATGGCTACTTTAGTAATTTACATCGCTGGAAGTATTAATTCCAAGACATACTATGTGCCTCCATTTTAAAATTGGCGAGTACCATTTTGGTTGTACAATGAAGTACTTGACAAACCTTTTACTTGCAGGATATATGGATGATTGTTTGCAAGCTGTTGGTCCATCCCCACTCAAAGTTACGTAATATGTCTAGCTCTCTTGTAGCCTCATATTTTACTTCAGTGGAGAAGAGGAAACGCGAGAAGTTGGATGCTACATCATCATTCCTTGTCCAACCTAGCAGGCTATTCCTAATAGCTGCTTCTTTCTTGAAACAATTGAGGACGGAGCTAAGTGATACTACCGCCAACAATCTAATTATGCAAAATCTTGCATACTCGATCTGTAACTTGCATTTGTTGGTTAAGCAAATAGCCTCACCGCATCAGTTTTGGTCTAGCCTTGGTTCATCTGATCATGGTGCCTTCCTTGAGGGTTTTGAATTGCTCGGTTCAACAAAAGCAAAGAACACATTTCTCCTCTGCACTGCTTCTTCCGCTTGTGCAGCTGGATCTGATGTTGACAGTAGCGAGGAACTTATGTCTTTGTTAGTTTCTTCTCTTTTGAAGAGGATGGGAAAAATTGCAATGCAGATGGAGGATACACATGTATGTACTATCCTGTCAGCCAAGTCAAAGTATCATTCTTTGATTGTATACGAAATTTTATACTTAATACTTAAAACTGTGTTTTAATACTTAAAATTTTATACTTAATACTCAAAATATCTACGTGTTTGCAGATGAAAATCATATTCAGTTGTTTCAGTATGATTTCATCGGCGCTTGGAGCTGAAGTGTCAGTGACCTACTCTGTTCACTTCTTGGCCCCATTGTACAAAGTTGCTGAAGGGTTTGCTGGGAAAGTCATCAGTGGTATGATTTTTGTCTTCATATGATGCATTTTCGACTATTCAATTCTTTGTGTGCTGTCGAAGTTTACTTGCTTACTGCAAATTTGTATGGTTTCTATGAGACACTGAGTTTTTCGCTGCTTACAATGTAATCTTGCCCAACTTCTAACTTATTGCCGTTTTCTGTTTCTAGATGAAGTTAAGCAATCAGCAGAGGTGGCCCGGGACAAACTACGTAATCTGATTGGTGTTGAGAAATTTGTCGAAGTTTACAACAGTGTCCGCAAGGACCTTAAAGCCAAGAGGGAGAGCAGAAAGCAGGCAGAAAAACTTGTTGCGGCGGTTGACCCGGCACGCCATGCCAAGAGGAAGCTGCGCATAGCCGCAAAGCACCGAGACCACAAGAAACGGAAGGTAATGGCGATGAAGATGGGAAGGTGGTTGAGGTAGCTTTGGTGCTAGGGTAGAGCTGAATTGTACAGCGTTCACTTTTGCCCATTCTTGTTCTTGGTGCTAGCGGCAGGCCGGAAATTTTGTACGCTAGTTATAGGTAGCTTTACGGCTGCACTCAATTTTGTTGACGACCTGTAACTCTCCAAGGTCCAATGGGAATTTGATAATAGGCCCATTACAAGATCTAATGAATTGGATTGAATTTGAACAAATCCTGTGACCCGAATGAATTTCACGTGCAACGTGCAACACGCTGATGGTATGTTTGCGAAGTGTTACCTGTCATGTGGCTTGTGGTCGACTGGTCGCAAAATGATTTTCGGGGGCTAACGGGACTGGACTTATCTAACTTGCTCTGGAATCTGGATCCTCGTCAGACGCTAGAAGGAACGTGGACCATACGGTAGCACTACCCTTGAATCAATCACCCAGCCCGCGGAAGtcgagtgtgtgtgtgtgtggccaGCCGGCCAACCGGGTGCCTCGCCACCCATGATCCATCCAAGCATCCAACCAGCGAACTCAAAAGGCCCCAACGACAAACGTACGTTGTAAAAAATACTGTAACAGAACAGATACGTTCAACGTCGCCGTCTCCTGCCTTGACCAGCCGGCCAATGCCACCGGGAGCACGGCTTCATCGCTGTTGGCCGCCTTCTTCTGGCCTCGGCGCTGCCACGCCAGACGGCCTGGGGCGCTGGCCGGCTTCGCTCCAGCGCGCTAGCTAGCCCACCGTCAAAGTCCACGAGTCGTCGgtccacggcgacgaccgACCCGCGCGCTAGCGTTCGTACCTTCCTGCTTAgttttgattgattgatcccGGCTGGGCGGATCGCTGGATAGAAAGCGACCGAGGGTACTTGATGGCTCTGCTGGTACAGACTGATCGTTTAGCTAAGCTAGAAGTACTAGAAGCCGTCTCGCACGCACGTCTTGGTCGTTGTCGCGTATCCGGAGACGCGCGGCAggcgatccatccatccatataCGCGGTGTGGCGCGCGGTGCGGGTTTTCCAGGTAAAGTCCAGCTCGTGTGCTCCCACTGACGCTACGTGCGTCATCCCGGTCGAACGCAGCCCGGCCCGGCGGGCGTGCGTCACCGAGCGTGCGTTCGATCTTGCTTTCCTTTTATAGCTTTTCTGGTCATGAATACCAGTTACTCCTCACTTGCTCTTTACCAATAAGAGCTCCCGAAGCCCAGCGTGTGCACCAAGTTGCAGCCACTCGTTATCGATCAAGGAGGCCGAGGCAGCAGCTGGTTTCTGGCCGGTTGGTGGCCGGGCTTGTCGATCGCCGTATATGTCCTCGTACCTCCTCTCCATGAGCCCCGTCGACGAGATCGGCGGGTACGTGGACGACGGCAGCGACGACATGACCGCCGGCTACCTATCCTTCGACATCGACGAGTATTACCTGCCGGAGGCAGATCACGCCTTGTATACAgggcagcaggcggcggcggatccgcCCGTTGCGCATTCTCTGCAAGCCGACGACGCTGACAGCTACAAGAGCGGCAGCAAAGCAGCAAGTTCAGAAGGACTCTCCTACCACGATAAGATCAATAATCATCAGTACGTAGGCATTGTTACAAACTCTAAAGAATATATCTCTCTGTTGTTAGCTGTTGGAATGAGACTAGCTCGATTCGAAGTCTCAAGTTAATTGTGCCGTGGTCGAACTGTCTGTGGTACGGTGTGCAGGAGCTTGACGAGCGCCGGAAAGAGCTGCAAGATCGCGTTCAAGACGAGGTCGGAGGTGGAGGTGATGGACGACGGGTACCGGTGGAGGAAGTACGGCAAGAAGATGGTCAAGAACAGCCCCAACCCAAGGTACTAATTAACGCCACATACCCGCGTGCGCATTCTAGGTATTCGGTCGTTCCACGAAGAATTTTCAACGAAAACCCGGTGTGCCGACATACGTGCATACGCAGGAACTACTACCGTTGTTCGAGCGAGGGGTGCCGCGTGAAGAAGCGGGTGGAGCGGGAGCGGGACGACGCGCGCTTCGTCATCACCACCTACCACGGCGTCCACGACCACCCCGCGCCGCTCCCGCCGAGGGGGTGCGCCGGCTACTCGCTGGCCCAGCCGCACTACCAGTAGTCCATCACCCATGTTTCACTATTGGAGGCCCGCTGCTAGCTCTGCTTTCTTGACCCGATGAAGCTGCACGCACGCCGCCGGTGCAGGGGAATGGATTACGGGcggcagcaagcagcagcagcagcagagatcCACACCGCAGTactagtagtattttttttttccgaggcCTGTATTGTATGCAACGATGCGGGAGATTGAACACGGTATTACTGAAACGGTTCTGGGATTTTTTAAGAACCGGAAGATGCATGTAACAAGAAGCACCCTTTTCATTGAACGACCTAAGCCGTGATTTGGGCTAAAAGTAGCAGGGTtaccaagttcaagggttgcgatgcaatttcctctttataaatttgtttaaaaaggATATTCATTACTTTTGGAATAAATTTTAATGTACCTAAAAACATTTCTTGTGTAacatttttttcatgtatttgtatgacattaaaaaaagaaaacaaaaatacttaAATTCAGAAACAACATGAAAAGTGAAAACGAAACAAAAAGGATTGTTTTTAGACCAACGATTTGACTTTATTTAATCAACGAACGTAATACAGCTGActgaaaaaactaaaacaacaacaaagatttCGGATAAAC
The Brachypodium distachyon strain Bd21 chromosome 2, Brachypodium_distachyon_v3.0, whole genome shotgun sequence genome window above contains:
- the LOC100843345 gene encoding probable WRKY transcription factor 75, with amino-acid sequence MSSYLLSMSPVDEIGGYVDDGSDDMTAGYLSFDIDEYYLPEADHALYTGQQAAADPPVAHSLQADDADSYKSGSKAASSEGLSYHDKINNHQSLTSAGKSCKIAFKTRSEVEVMDDGYRWRKYGKKMVKNSPNPRNYYRCSSEGCRVKKRVERERDDARFVITTYHGVHDHPAPLPPRGCAGYSLAQPHYQ